Within the Rosa rugosa chromosome 2, drRosRugo1.1, whole genome shotgun sequence genome, the region CTTGTAACTTCTTTTGAGAACTTGTTGAATATCTTGGTTAGGGTATCTGTTGTAATACTCTACTGCAGCTTTCCACTCATCCTTATCATTTTTACTACATAGATCTGACCCCAAAACTTCCAAAACTAACGGAATCCCTTTAGCATAATGTATTACCTCAATTGCAAGTTCAAAGAAGTCATCCGAACATATATTTCTTTTGAAGGCATTGAAATTGAAGAGCTCTAAAGCTTCTTGATCATTTAATTCCTTCACCACATATATTGAATTGACTTGATGAGCACTTAGGCACTTCGTATTTCTTGTTGTTATGATAATTCTACTTCTTGGACCAAACCAATCACACCCTCCAGCAAGTTTTCTTAATTGATCCAAGTCgtccacatcatcaagaactaACAGAACCCTTTTCTGGCTTAGTTTTTGCTTGAGCACAGTGATTCCTTCATCAACATTGGTTACATTAGGTGGATTCCTCTCTATAATCTTAGAAAGAAAATTGTTTTGTAGCTTGACAAGACCTCCATATGAAAATGATTCTTGTCCAACATTTGCCAGGAAACAGTTATGTTCAAACTTATGGCTAATTGAATTGTAAACAGCTTTTGCAAGTGTTGTTTTTCCTATTCCACCAATTCCCCATATCCCTATCATATTAGGATCGTATTCCCCAACATTTAAGAGCTTAAGTATGTCTTCTACACGAGATTTTATTCCAACAGGATATGTTGCCACATGTAAAGGGTTGCATTTCATTATTTTGGTTGATATCTCTTTAACAATTTCATCAATGATATTCGCTTCATGCCTGCAAATGTAAAAGCATATGAAACATTTAGTTTAAACTTTCTTACATGTCTAGTTTTTTAGGGGACGGATCAATGACGGACTAAATCATATTCAAGATTAGAATAGTCCATTAGTTAGTTAAACTATTGATGCATGGGTAAGATTAAACATTATGTAAAGTGAAACTATTGATGCATGAGTAAGATTAAACATTACGTAATCTGTTAACTAAGTTAACTATGTGTTAACGGTAGAATGTTAAAATCTGCATTATAAAGTTGAGATGCTTGAGAGTGAACATACGTACACTCCATCCGAGATGTGCCATCCAAGCAAAGTTGCTGCTTTTCTAAGAGCTGCCTTCCAATTCGCCACCTTCTCTA harbors:
- the LOC133728537 gene encoding disease resistance protein RPV1-like isoform X2, coding for MECTHEANIIDEIVKEISTKIMKCNPLHVATYPVGIKSRVEDILKLLNVGEYDPNMIGIWGIGGIGKTTLAKAVYNSISHKFEHNCFLANVGQESFSYGGLVKLQNNFLSKIIERNPPNVTNVDEGITVLKQKLSQKRVLLVLDDVDDLDQLRKLAGGCDWFGPRSRIIITTRNTKCLSAHQVNSIYVVKELNDQEALELFNFNAFKRNICSDDFFELAIEVIHYAKGIPLVLEVLGSDLCSKNDKDEWKAAVEYYNRYPNQDIQQVLKRSYKALPDLMKEVFLQIACFFKGDENVMDVLQSYDEQLRTEESKTKSVCQCQTSYATSAQNGPGYCSDESRCIQCTKCRNSHIWVCTNRSKTKARWCQDCRQYHQAKDGDGWVEYKRSLVFDRPQKAEIPRAFVCADSKIFDVSEWAVCQGMACRPNTHRPSFHVNMVGLEKTQRSHSSRFPWDLDAEMMDEDEEEFEVWLQQALASGIFCESSKLCAN